The genomic DNA TTACCAATCACGCTTATTTTTTAAGCCACCTGCAGAGCCAGGACTACCTCTGGCAATCTCGTCTGCTGGTCATCGATGAAGCCCAAAAATTTCTTCTGACGGCAGAGGAGTTTGCCAGTCAAACCATTGATTTAACGGCTATCCTCCAAACCCTCCAAAGTAAAAAGGACAAGACAGAACAACTGCTGGATAAGCGTCTATTGGAAAGCACAGCTTTTGAACTCAACAATCTCATCACCCACTACCGTTCCAGTGGTCAGAGAGATATTGTTCCAGAACAGCTGCGTCAAATAAAGCAAAACTTGCTTGAGATGAAGATGGAAGAATTTCGTGATTTGGCCAGAGTTTTGGAGGATTATCGGCAATTCTGGCTAGAGGAGCATCAACTGGAAGACAAGAGAGTCAGCTATTTGCGTGCCAGTCAGGAAGAATTGCTGGATGTTGCTCCTCTCTTGCCACAGGTAAAGACATTCTGTATCAGTGCTACCTTGGATTTAAGCAAGAAGGTTAGTTTGGCCGACCTCTTGGGGTTTAAAGACGTTAGTTTTGATCGTGTCAGTCATCGGCATTATAACAATCAAGAGCTGTTTCTGGCATCAGATATGCCGGCTATTCTTGAAAAAAGCCGAGAAGAACATGCGGCCTTTATCTTAGAAGAAATTCAAGCCCTGCAATCAGTTGGCAAACCAATCTTGGTTCTATTTATCTCAATTGCACTCTTGCTTGCGGTGTCTGCTCTTTTAGATGAAAAAGAAATAGATCATTTGGCCCAGCATAAGCATGGACCTGAAGCCAGTCTCAAACGTCGATTTGAAAAGGGAGAGAGCCAACTCTTACTTGGTACGGGTGTTTTCTGGGAAGGTGTTGATTTTGCCAACCAAGAAGAGATGGTATTAGTCATCACCCGTTTACCTTTTGATAATCCTAAGGATCATTTTGTCCGTAAAGTCAACGATCGATTGAGAAGGGAAGGAAAAAATCCTTTTTATGACTTCAGTCTTCCAATGATGATGGTCAAGCTCAAGCAGGCGTTGGGGCGAACCACTCGCACCACTACTCAACAATCAACCGTTGTGATATTGGACAACCGCCTGTTGACCAAGCGCTATGGCCGTCATATCATAGAATTTTTGCAGAAAGAGTATACCTTGAACACACTTCCATTAGCAGAGCTGACAGAAGCAATGCGGGAGTTTTTCGATTGAAATGAAACCGAGCCATACATAGTGGAGCAAACCAGAGCCTACGGGCTCTTTTTCTTGATATATGGATAATTAAAAAGATTTATGGTATAATTTCACAAAATAAGGAGAAGTTGAAAATATCAATGGCAGAAAAAACAATTGTATTTAAGGTTGGGACAAGTTCTCTCACCCAAGAAAATGGAACCCTGGACCGGATTAAGATCGCCCGTATTACCAATCAACTAGCCCAGCTTCATCAAAAGGGCTATTCAATCGTGTTGGTGACATCAGGCTCTATCGCCGCAGGTTTTCGAAGATTGGGCTTTGACAAACGGCCGACCAAAATTGCGGAAAAGCAAGCTTCTGCGGCTGTTGGTCAGGGATTGTTGATAGAAGAATATACCCAAAACCTGATGAAGGATGGCATTGTTTCTGCCCAGGTTCTTTTGACACAGGATGATTTTGCAGATGCCAGACGCTACCAAAATGCTTCGCAGGCGTTGCAGGTTCTTCTGCGCCAGCGAGCCATTCCAATCATCAATGAAAATGACACCATCGCTATTGAGGAAATCAAGGTGGGGGACAATGATACCCTGTCGGCTCAAGTAGCCTCCTTGCTAAAGGCAGACCTTTTGGTGTTGCTGACAGATGTGGATGGACTCTATACCGCAAATCCAACTACGGATCCGACTGCCCAACATCTGCCTGTCATTACAGAAATCGGCGAGGAACTGTTTGCAATGGCAGCAGGAGCAGGCTCCTCCAACGGCACAGGCGGCATGGCTACCAAGCTACAGGCTGCCCAAATCGCAACAAAATCAGGTGTACCCGTTTTTATCTGTTCTTCCAAGGAAGATACTGCCCTGCTTCAGGCAGTGAATCAAGACAATAAAGGAACCCTTTTCTTGGCAGATAGCCGGGCCATGAATCAGAAGAAGCAGTGGATGGCTTTTTATGCTCGAACAGATGCTTCGGTGGAGATTGATGCTGGGGCGACAGCGGCTATGCTGGAGCAAGGCCGTAGTTTGTTGATTGCGGGTATCAAAGCAGTTGAGGGAGAGTTCGAGGTGGGACAGATTGTCGAAGTTTACAGTCAACGAGATCAGCGGATAATCGGAAAAGGCCGTGTTAAATGCTCATCGTTTGAGTTGCAGAAACGCTTATCGGCAGAAAAACCAGAAGGAATTTTTATACACCGTAATGATTGGGTGAGTCTATAAAAGGAGAGTAAACCAGTATGACAACAACACAAGCATTGCTAGATAGCCTCATTCAACATAAGGCGGCAATCAATCTAGCAAGTACAGAGCAAAAAAACCAGGCCTTGGCTGCAATGGCAGAACAACTCTTAGACCAAACAGAACCTATTCTGGCAGCTAATGCCCTTGATATGGCTCAGGCACAAGGGAAAATTTCACCTGTTATGCAGGACAGACTTCTTTTGACCGCTGAACGCATTCAGGCCATGGCAGATGGCATACGAGCTCTGATTGCCCTGCCAGATCCTGTTGGACTCATTCTTGAAGAAGTAGAGCGCCCCAATGGACTTCTAATCCATAAACGCTCTACTCCTTTCGGATTGATTGGCATGATTTATGAAAGCCGCCCAAATGTTACTTCGGATGCGGCAGCCTTGGCTATCAAGAGTGGAAATGCAGTAATTTTACGAGGCGGAAAAGAGGCCTTTCACTCGGCTCAGGCTATTGTGAAGGCTCTTAAATCAGGTTTGCATGATGCGGGCTTACCAGAGAAGGTCATTGAATTGGTTCAGGATACTAGTCGGGAATCTGCTGTTGAGTTGATGACGGCCAAGGGCAAGGTAGATTTATTGGTTCCAAGGGGTGGGGCGGGCCTGATTCAGGCTGTGGTTCAGCAGGCAACAGTTCCGGTAATCGAAACCGGTACAGGAATCTGTCATATCTATGTGGATAAAGATGCAGATTTAGAAAAGGCCGTGCAGATTCTTATCAATGCCAAAACTAGCCGTCCATCTGTCTGCAACGCAGCAGAGGTCTTGTTGGTTCACCAAGAGATTGCAAAGACTTATTTGAGTCGCTTAGAGCAGGAATTGGACGGCAAAGTAGAATTGCGCGCAGATCAGGCGAGCCAAGCGCTGCTTAGTCAATCTACTCCAGCAGGAGAGCAGGATTTTGATACTGAGTTTTTGGATTATATCCTAGCTGTTAAGGTTGTCTCAGATGTAGAAGAAGCAGTTGCACATATCTCTCAGCATTCGACAGGCCACAGCGAAGCCATCGTGACAGAAAATCAGGCAGTTGCGCATGATTTTTGTCTTCATGTCGATGCAGCGGCAGTCTACGTTAACGCCTCGACCCGTTTTACTGATGGGGGCGAATTTGGCTTGGGTTGTGAATTGGGAATTTCTACTCAGAAAATGCACGCTCGTGGTCCAATGGGGCTTCGCGAGATGACCACCTATAAATACATTATTACAGGAAATGGTCAGGTGCGCTAGAAAGGACGAAGGATGAAAATTGGATTTATCGGTCTAGGAAATATGGGAGCTGCGATTGCACAAGCAGTGGCAAAAGAAGAGAGTTATCACCTGCTCCTTAGTAATCATGGTGAAGAACGTGCTCGGGAACTGCAGACCAGTCTAGGTGGAGAGGTTCTTTCCAATGCAGAGATTGCCAGTCAGGCAGACTTCATCTTTCTTGGGGTCAAACCAAATTCAGTCATTCCAGTTTTAGAGTCTCTACAAGAAGAAATTGCCAGCAATCCCACAGCAATATGGATCTCCATGGCAGCAGGAATTGACCTGAAGCAGTTGATGGACTATATTCCTTCCCAGCAGTTGATTCGTATGATGCCCAATACACCGGTAGCGATTGGACAGGGGATGACGACCTACTGTTTGACCAACCAAGCGTTAGCTCCTCTGTTTGAACAAGTGATGCAATCATCAGGTCACGTAAAGCAGGTTGCAGAGCGGCAGATAGATGCTGCGACAGCTCTGGCCGGCTGTGGCCCAGCCTTTGTCTACCAATTTATCGAAGCTATGGCAGATGCTGGGGTGCAAGCAGGCTTATCTGCTCAAGATTCTACCTATTTGGCAGCTCAGACTCTGATTGGTTCTGCACAGATGGTTCTGTCTAGTGAAAAACACCCTGCTCAACTGCGGCAAGAAGTTACATCACCAGGCGGTTCTACCATCGCAGGTGTCGTCGCTCTGGAAAAGAAAGGCTTTCGCTATGCCGTCATTGATGCAGTTCAAAAAGCATTGAAACGAACCAAAAAACTAGGGAAACAGTAGTCCACCCCTTCATCAGGTGCAAGGGTTGAAAATCAGCCTTAAGACCGATGAGAAAATAAACAGGAGAGAGTATACTTTAGATAATCCTAAATATTTTTCATAATCTCCTTAAAACACCAGTCACTAGGCTGGTGTTTTTGTAGTCTTGTCGCTCAATTCGGGGATAAAAAATGAGGAAGAGCCTGAAAACTCTATCCTCGTTTGGTTTTTTCTTTTATCCATTGGCTAACATTGGAGATGGCCTTGTTGTAGTCGGTCTTTTCCATCTGATGGTGGAGAAAGTCTGAGAAACTTTGCTGCACTCCGTCTTGTTGTACTTTTTTCTGAAGGGCATTCCATTTTTCTTTAACAGATTGCGAAGTGCGCTCGTAGTAAAGTTCCAGAATTTCCTCTTTTGACTTGTAATTACGATAGAAAGCGTTGCGAGAAACCCCAGCTTTCCTAACTAGCTCTGACACGGAGATATGCTTCATCTCTTTTCTTTCTAGGAGAAAAAGCAGAGCAGTTTCGATAGATTCACGAGTCAGTTGGTTGACCTCTTTATTGGATTGGGTGAGATTTTTCAGAGAAATGGGGGAAATTTTGCGTGTAGACATGACTCTCCTTTGTGTGACATCCGAAAGCATTTGCTTCCAGTAGCCTGACCTTCATGATATAATTGTAAGGTAAGATGATTTGCTTGTCAAATAATATCTCACCTCTTTGAAAATCAACCAAACTCCTCTAATGAGAAGGTCTAACCATTCGACCCTTACTCCTTATGAAAGTGCTTGTTTTGATATTCGTAGAGAAATACGACTTATTTTAGAATGGATTTGAAACATGACCAAATGGAAGATTGTTGTAGATAGTGGCTGTGATTACAGACAACTTGAAAATCTAGCACCAGATACGGTATTTGAAAGTGTCCCTCTAACTGTGCAAGTTGGAGAAGAAACCTTTGTCGATAGCCCGGATTTGAACATTGATCGCATGATGGAGGTGATGTATGCTTCTTCACAGGCGGCTAGCTCTGCCTGTCCAAGCCCGCAAGCTTATGAATCAGCTTTTGCAGGGGCTGAAAACATCATTGTCATCACCCTGACAGGAACTCTTTCAGGAAGTTTCAACAGTGCTCGTCTGGCTTGCGAAACCTATGCCGAGGAGCATCCAGATGTTCACATTCACTTGATTGACAGTCTTTCTGCTGGCGGAGAAATGGATTTGTTGACCAAAGAAGTGAATCGCTTGATTGCTTCGGGCTTAGAATTTCCAGAAGTGGTAGAGGCGATAACTGCCTACCAAAGTCATACCAAACTGCTTTTTGTCCTTGCGAAAGTGGACAATTTGGTGAAAAATGGACGCTTGAGTAAGTTGCTGGGAACTGTCGTTGGTCTTCTGAATATCCGTATGGTGGGAGAAGCTAGCAGCGAAGGAACCTTGGAACTGCTCCAAAAGGCTCGTGGGCATAAGAAATCCATTTCAGCAGCTTTTGAAGAAATGCAAAAGGCTGGTTATCATGGAGGACGCATTGTTATTGCCCACCGCAATAATGACAAGTTCTGTCAGCAATTTTCTGACCTTGTTCTGGCAAGCTACCCAGCAGCTGTGATTGAAATAGTTCCAACTTCTGGACTCTGCAGTTTTTACGCAGAAGAAAACGGCCTGCTTATGGGGTATGAAATCTAGTCGCATCATGGAAGGAGCTGTTTTCCAGTTAATATGAAGAAATTTATGAAACGAATGACTATTATTTTGATAAGTATTGTGGTTGTTCTATGTTTGGGGCTGGGGTTCATCGCCACTGGATTCATTCGCCCCCAGAAGGTAGAGCAGACAACGACAAAAGAAACAAGCTCTAGCTCTCAAACTATTGACTGGTCCAAGGCCAGTCCGGATGCTAAGAAGTATACCATCGACTTTGAAGAAGTCGTAGCCGCAGTGGGTAATGGAGCCAAATTTTATGATGTACGCGATGCATTAGAATTTCAGTCTGGTCATTTTGCACTGGCAGAAAATCTACCGCTTTCTGAACTAGAGCTAGGACGCTTTCCGGAAATCAGTAAAGAAAAACCCATTTACCTTCATTGTCGCAGCGGGAGGAGATCTGCCCTAGCTGCCCAACTCTTCAAAGAAGCGGGTTTTCAATACGTCTACGATTTAGGCGGTCTTGAACAAGTTGAAGCCATTGGCGGAAAAATTGAATAATGAAAAAAGAACCTGAGAAGGTTCTTTTTAGTGTAAATAAGTGAGAATCTGTTGCAATTTTTCTTTGAAGTCCTGGCTATAAGGAAGTTGTAAGTAGGAAAAAGAAGGACAGCTGATGATTTCAATTCCTAATTGACTATGTTTCAACTGAGGGGTGACGGTTTGGTGAGGAAGCTGAATGGTTAACAAATCGGTTGCCAGTTGATAGGGATAGGCCAATTGGCAACTAGCCAAGGCAGCTTCCATATGCAACCTTTTATCCAGGACTTGTTGGAAGAGATGGCGGCTGTTTCGAGCAAACATCCCATTATCGATGTAGAGGGAGAGAGCTTTTTGCATGATAAGATTGGTATCATAGTCAATGAGGCTTTTGTAGCCTAAAAAGG from Streptococcus oriscaviae includes the following:
- a CDS encoding glutamate-5-semialdehyde dehydrogenase; its protein translation is MTTTQALLDSLIQHKAAINLASTEQKNQALAAMAEQLLDQTEPILAANALDMAQAQGKISPVMQDRLLLTAERIQAMADGIRALIALPDPVGLILEEVERPNGLLIHKRSTPFGLIGMIYESRPNVTSDAAALAIKSGNAVILRGGKEAFHSAQAIVKALKSGLHDAGLPEKVIELVQDTSRESAVELMTAKGKVDLLVPRGGAGLIQAVVQQATVPVIETGTGICHIYVDKDADLEKAVQILINAKTSRPSVCNAAEVLLVHQEIAKTYLSRLEQELDGKVELRADQASQALLSQSTPAGEQDFDTEFLDYILAVKVVSDVEEAVAHISQHSTGHSEAIVTENQAVAHDFCLHVDAAAVYVNASTRFTDGGEFGLGCELGISTQKMHARGPMGLREMTTYKYIITGNGQVR
- a CDS encoding DegV family protein, encoding MTKWKIVVDSGCDYRQLENLAPDTVFESVPLTVQVGEETFVDSPDLNIDRMMEVMYASSQAASSACPSPQAYESAFAGAENIIVITLTGTLSGSFNSARLACETYAEEHPDVHIHLIDSLSAGGEMDLLTKEVNRLIASGLEFPEVVEAITAYQSHTKLLFVLAKVDNLVKNGRLSKLLGTVVGLLNIRMVGEASSEGTLELLQKARGHKKSISAAFEEMQKAGYHGGRIVIAHRNNDKFCQQFSDLVLASYPAAVIEIVPTSGLCSFYAEENGLLMGYEI
- the proC gene encoding pyrroline-5-carboxylate reductase, encoding MKIGFIGLGNMGAAIAQAVAKEESYHLLLSNHGEERARELQTSLGGEVLSNAEIASQADFIFLGVKPNSVIPVLESLQEEIASNPTAIWISMAAGIDLKQLMDYIPSQQLIRMMPNTPVAIGQGMTTYCLTNQALAPLFEQVMQSSGHVKQVAERQIDAATALAGCGPAFVYQFIEAMADAGVQAGLSAQDSTYLAAQTLIGSAQMVLSSEKHPAQLRQEVTSPGGSTIAGVVALEKKGFRYAVIDAVQKALKRTKKLGKQ
- the proB gene encoding glutamate 5-kinase, whose product is MAEKTIVFKVGTSSLTQENGTLDRIKIARITNQLAQLHQKGYSIVLVTSGSIAAGFRRLGFDKRPTKIAEKQASAAVGQGLLIEEYTQNLMKDGIVSAQVLLTQDDFADARRYQNASQALQVLLRQRAIPIINENDTIAIEEIKVGDNDTLSAQVASLLKADLLVLLTDVDGLYTANPTTDPTAQHLPVITEIGEELFAMAAGAGSSNGTGGMATKLQAAQIATKSGVPVFICSSKEDTALLQAVNQDNKGTLFLADSRAMNQKKQWMAFYARTDASVEIDAGATAAMLEQGRSLLIAGIKAVEGEFEVGQIVEVYSQRDQRIIGKGRVKCSSFELQKRLSAEKPEGIFIHRNDWVSL
- a CDS encoding rhodanese-like domain-containing protein; this encodes MKRMTIILISIVVVLCLGLGFIATGFIRPQKVEQTTTKETSSSSQTIDWSKASPDAKKYTIDFEEVVAAVGNGAKFYDVRDALEFQSGHFALAENLPLSELELGRFPEISKEKPIYLHCRSGRRSALAAQLFKEAGFQYVYDLGGLEQVEAIGGKIE